In Planctomycetota bacterium, the genomic stretch ACGTTGCGGATCCGGGCCGAAAGCCGGAGTTCCCCGCCCGGGGGCGCCTTCCCGGTCCAGGTCGCCTCCCGCAGGACCAGCCGGTACCCCAGGCGCTTTCGGACGGCGCCGTCATACCCCTGCTCCCGCCAGGCGCGGCGGACGTCGTCCGAATACCGCCAGTGCAGAAACGATCCGCGCAAAAGTTCAAGCTCGGTCACGAACTCGGCTCCGGTTCCGCGCGGCGGCCCGTCGGTGGTCTCGAATCCCACGGGAACGAACCGCGCGTCCTGCGCCAGCCATTCCTTCCAGGTCCGCACCGGCTCCTCGTACGTCCCCATGTCGTTGGGGCCGGAAAAGAAGGCGTCGTTGTGGTGTCCGACGCGGGCGCGGGGGGTGGGTTGAAACGCCTCCCCCGGAGTCAGGGGCCCGCCGACGCTTTCCTGCTTGAAGCGAGGAGTGCGGACCTGGACCGAACGCGACGCCGGCAGCGCCGCCAGGATCGCCTTCAGGATATCCCGCCGGTGCTCCGGAGCGTCCAGCCCGTGGGTCGAACCGTGCCATTCGCCCCAGGCGCCGATGAAGCCGGCCTGGAGCACGGCGATGACGTCCTGGTGGGTTTCCAGGACGGGCTTGAGCTGCGAAAGATGGGCCAGAACGACCGCCTTCGGCGCGTCCGGCCGTCCCAGGTTCTCGCTGTAATAAAACCGGAGGACCACTTTGATTCCGGCGGCCCGGACCGACCGGAACCCTTCCCCGAGCCGCGCCAGAAACTCCTCCGGAATCGGTCCGCCGCGCCAGTCCGCCAGACACACCCCCGCATAAGCGAGCGCGATTCCCCGGGTTCTCAGGAATTCCCAGGGCCGGGGCTTGAGCAGATCGATGAAGTAAATCATGCCCCGCTCGGGATTGGGAAAGTCTTCTTCCGAAGGAGCGAACGTGCGGGTTATCTCGTCGCCGGAAACGGGGGCCGTCAGAATCGCGGCCGCAAGACAGAATACCGCGGCGGGCGGCACGCTCTCATTTTAAGGACCGTCCTCTCGGTTTCAAGCCCGCGGCCCCGACGCATCCCGAGAGACCGGACCCCGTCTCTCCTCGCCAAGCACCTCCAGCACCGCCCGGTTCCATCCCTCGGGACCGGCGCCGTCCGCCCGCCGCAAGCCGGGCACCTGCGCCGCCAGCTCGGAATCGAAGCTCCCGTCCGGTTTCCGAACCGCCACGGGCACGTCCACGGCCGAAAGAAGCGGGAGATCGTTCGGGCTGTCTCCGAGTCCGAGGGTGCGGATCGGCCCGAGCTTGCGCTCGAAGAGTTCCCGGAGGAGGCGGACCGCGCGGCCCTTGTCCGTGGCGCCGTGAAGGTGCCAGTAGCGCCCGCCCCGGGTGATGCGGAGCCCCCGCGACGCGGCCCACGCGGCCAGACCCGCCGCATGCCGCTCCTCGTCGGCCAGGAAACGGAAGGGCTCGTCGAATTCGCGCCGGGCGGCCAGCCGCGCCAGTTCCAGCGGAAGATTCGTTTCGCGGGCCACCTCCTCGGGGGTCATGTCGCTGAAGCCTCGGACCGCTCCGCCGGTTCGACGCTTGAGCTCGGCGAAGGCCTCGAGGATCCGTTCCCGGCCGCAGGACAGGGGCAGCAGCGCGTACGTTCCGCGATCCTCCCAGGGGGCCGCCCGTTCGTCGAAGTACCCGCGGGGCGCCCCGACGGCCGCGCCGTCTTCGGGAACGAAGGGATCCGGGAATCCGAGAAGCGCCTGGACATGGAGGATCTCGGCGGCGGTTTTGGAGCTGCACGGCACGAGGGGGATCCCGCGCCGCCGGAGCTCGGCCAGCGCCGGCCGGGCCGCCTCGAACGAATAGGTGCGCGCCTCCAGAAGGGTGGCGTCGAGATCCGTGAAGACGACCCAGCGGGCGCTCATCCCGCGCGCTCCCAGCGCTCCAGAAGCGTGGGCTTGAGCTCCTCGAAAAGCCGGGCCTGCTCGTCCACCAGCCGGTCGGCCTGGGCGGTCGTCATGTCCCGGGTTTCCTGGACGAATCCCGCCACGCGTCCGAAGTAGAGCGGCACGAGCATCTCGACGAGCTGCGGGCGGTCGCCGGACCAGCGCTGGAAGGCGGTGGCGAAGTCGTAGACGACGTGGACCCAGAGCTCGGGCGGAAAGCTCCACTGTTCCGGTTCCTGCCGGGCGATCTCCTGGAGGCGGGCGAACCGCTCCTCGCCCACGACCTGGCGCCACACGGCCCCGAAGTGCTCCAGCCCTTCGCGGTACCGCCGGCAGAGGCTGGGCAGGGAGACCTCGACGGGCTCGGGCTCGATCTCCTTGACGGCGCCCACGAGAGGGACCGGCTCGCTGCCGCGGATGTTTTTCCACACGCTCTCGTAGCGCTTCATCATTCCGAAGAGGGTGCCGACGACCTGGCGGAACATGGGTCCCAGATGCGCCGCCGGATCCTTGGGATCGTGGATCTTGCTCCCCAGGAAGGTTTCGCAGACGCGCATGCCTTCGCAGATCGCGATCGTCGTCATCCAGATGTCGATGCCGAATTTCGCGACGTCGGTTTCCCAGACGTCCTCCTGGGTGAGGCGCTTCATCATGCGGGGAGAAAGCCCGAAGTCGCCGCCGATGGGCTGGCGGAGGCGCTTGCCGTAGAGGGCCTGGGTCAGGGAGCGGGCGATGTGGTTGGTGATCGTGGCGTCGTACTTGTGGCGCACGTAGAAGGGGCTGACGAAATCGTATCCTTCGGTCAGGACGGGTTCGACGACGGAGCGGACCCACTCCGGAGTGATGGAGCGCAGGTCGCTGTCGAAGACGGCGCAGGCCTTGGCTTCCAGAAGGAGCGCGCCCTCGAAGATGCAGCGGAGGCTGGTGCCCTTGCCCGGGACTCCGCGGTAGATCGTCACCACCTTGTCCACGCCGCGCGCGAGCTTGGTCTTCTGGGCCACCTCGCGGGTGTAGTCGGTCGAGCCGCCGTCGGAAACGATGAGGAGCAGGGCCTTGCCGGGGAAATACGTGCTCAGCCCCTCCGCCGCGGCCTTCATGACGTGGGAGATGGTGCGCTCGCTGTTGAAGGCGGGGATGCCGACGACGACGTCGGCCCAGCCGATTTCGGTGAGCCGGTTCCGGGCCCACTCCCGAAGCGCGGTGTCGAGCATTCCTTGTTGTCCTCCTCCACGGCGTTGCGCAGCCGATCCAGGAATTCCGGGATCGCGCTGGTGACGCGGTTCCAGTTCGGAATCAGCGGCGTGCCCAGGGGGTCGTCCAGCACCGCCCGGGCCGCCGCGTCGATCGAGACGGCGAACGTTTCCACGGCGATGCCCTCGGCGTGGCGGTCGAAGTGCAGCCCGTTGATGAGGGCGTCGTCGTTGTACTTGCGGATGGCTTCCTGGGCTTCCCGCAGGTAGGCGGCCTTCACGCTCTTGAAGAAGCCGTCGGAGATCGCCACCCCCTCGCTGGCGAGCGTGCGGAAGAGGTGCTTGGCGATGTCCGTGGCCATGCGGTGCAGCCCCGCCTCCGGATTGTCCTTGGAAAGGTCCTGATGCTTGTGGTCGTAGGTCTCGCAGATGTCCACCTCGCAGATCCGTCGGGGAGCGCAGTTGCGGAAGACCTCGGAGAGAACCCCCACTTCCAGGCCCCAGTCGCTGGGGATGCTGATGATGCGCGCGAGGTCCGTGGTCATGGCGAACTCGCCCGCGAGGGGATACCGGAAGCTGTCCAGGAACACGAGGATGGGCAGGTATCCGGCCAGCTTCTGCAGGGTCCGCACCAGCGGCGTCATGAAAAGCCGCGTCACCCGACCGTTGAAGCGGTCCGTCACGCGCGCGTAGTAGCCCTTGGCGAATTCGTAGGACATGCTGGTGTTGGCGACCGGGTAGCACAGGCGGGCCAGAAGCTCCCGGGAGTAGGTCAGGATGTCGCAGTCGTGCAGGGCGATGGCGTAGCTCTTCTCGTCGGAGAGGATGTAGCCCATGCCCATCCAGACGGAGCGCCCCTTGCCGCGCGGCCCGGCGGAGATGTTGTTCTGCGCCAGGAGCTGATAGAGCTCCGCCATCCGCGGTCCGTCGTTCCAGATGATGCGGGTGGGCGTGGGCATGTCCCGGAAGAACTCCTGCGTGCGGCGGAACTGCGCCTCGTCGGCCCGGTCCAGGACGAGCACGATCTGGCGCAGGTACTTCACCTGCTTGAGGTGCTCGA encodes the following:
- a CDS encoding HAD-IIB family hydrolase; the protein is MSARWVVFTDLDATLLEARTYSFEAARPALAELRRRGIPLVPCSSKTAAEILHVQALLGFPDPFVPEDGAAVGAPRGYFDERAAPWEDRGTYALLPLSCGRERILEAFAELKRRTGGAVRGFSDMTPEEVARETNLPLELARLAARREFDEPFRFLADEERHAAGLAAWAASRGLRITRGGRYWHLHGATDKGRAVRLLRELFERKLGPIRTLGLGDSPNDLPLLSAVDVPVAVRKPDGSFDSELAAQVPGLRRADGAGPEGWNRAVLEVLGEERRGPVSRDASGPRA
- a CDS encoding DUF4832 domain-containing protein, producing the protein MPPAAVFCLAAAILTAPVSGDEITRTFAPSEEDFPNPERGMIYFIDLLKPRPWEFLRTRGIALAYAGVCLADWRGGPIPEEFLARLGEGFRSVRAAGIKVVLRFYYSENLGRPDAPKAVVLAHLSQLKPVLETHQDVIAVLQAGFIGAWGEWHGSTHGLDAPEHRRDILKAILAALPASRSVQVRTPRFKQESVGGPLTPGEAFQPTPRARVGHHNDAFFSGPNDMGTYEEPVRTWKEWLAQDARFVPVGFETTDGPPRGTGAEFVTELELLRGSFLHWRYSDDVRRAWREQGYDGAVRKRLGYRLVLREATWTGKAPPGGELRLSARIRNVGFAAPFNRRPVEAVLIGGGSRRAARLASVDPRRWEPGAEIALAARLALPRTLAPGVYRLALRLPDEAPSLAERAEYAIRLANEGVWDPSHGGANVLGDVRVEGEPPASGGSAEFVERR
- a CDS encoding glycosyl transferase; this translates as MSDFYQTGVISTLHRFPGTKLEKMEAELKKFQRQQPVTLLLPSLWSEFEGPAMPRIVEHLKQVKYLRQIVLVLDRADEAQFRRTQEFFRDMPTPTRIIWNDGPRMAELYQLLAQNNISAGPRGKGRSVWMGMGYILSDEKSYAIALHDCDILTYSRELLARLCYPVANTSMSYEFAKGYYARVTDRFNGRVTRLFMTPLVRTLQKLAGYLPILVFLDSFRYPLAGEFAMTTDLARIISIPSDWGLEVGVLSEVFRNCAPRRICEVDICETYDHKHQDLSKDNPEAGLHRMATDIAKHLFRTLASEGVAISDGFFKSVKAAYLREAQEAIRKYNDDALINGLHFDRHAEGIAVETFAVSIDAAARAVLDDPLGTPLIPNWNRVTSAIPEFLDRLRNAVEEDNKECSTPRFGSGPGTGSPKSAGPTSSSASPPSTASAPSPTS
- a CDS encoding glycosyltransferase, with the translated sequence MLDTALREWARNRLTEIGWADVVVGIPAFNSERTISHVMKAAAEGLSTYFPGKALLLIVSDGGSTDYTREVAQKTKLARGVDKVVTIYRGVPGKGTSLRCIFEGALLLEAKACAVFDSDLRSITPEWVRSVVEPVLTEGYDFVSPFYVRHKYDATITNHIARSLTQALYGKRLRQPIGGDFGLSPRMMKRLTQEDVWETDVAKFGIDIWMTTIAICEGMRVCETFLGSKIHDPKDPAAHLGPMFRQVVGTLFGMMKRYESVWKNIRGSEPVPLVGAVKEIEPEPVEVSLPSLCRRYREGLEHFGAVWRQVVGEERFARLQEIARQEPEQWSFPPELWVHVVYDFATAFQRWSGDRPQLVEMLVPLYFGRVAGFVQETRDMTTAQADRLVDEQARLFEELKPTLLERWERAG